CTGGCTCGGCGCCGCGGTGCGGAGCATCGGCGCGATGGGCGGGGGGGCGGGAGCGGCGGCGGCGCTCGAGACCGCCGAGCGGGAGTACCTCGAGCGGCTCGCCGAGTGCCTGCGGGAAGTGCACGCCGCGGACCGGCGCCAGGGACTGGCGAACCTCTTCTGGCTGGCGCACAGCGGCGAGATCGCCGCGGAGATCGACCGCTGCTGCGCGGGGGCGGGGACGCCGCAGCAGGTGCGCTACCAGCTGCACCCGCTCGTCAGCGGCCTGCTGCGCCGCGGCGAGGAGCGCGCGCGGCCGGCGGCGAGCCGCTCCCAGCGCCTCGTCCACGACTTCCGGACGGGGGAGGGTGAGAGCGACGCCCTCGTCGCCGCGATCTTCGACGACCAGCTCGCTCTCACCGAGAGCGACCCGCGCGCCTTCGACCCGGGACGGGCGCTGATCGCGGCGAACCCCCGCTTCCGCATCCAGGCGGCGGGCTTCGTCGAGATCAGCGACGTGTTGCGGAAGGAACTGGCGCGGGCGCTGAGCGCGGGCGAGCGCGGGCTGGCGCAGGCGCTCGACGCGGCGGCGGGCGGGGCCGCGTTGCCCGGCCCCGACGATCCGGCCGCGGCGTGGGACCGCTTTCTCCTGGCCGAACCGGTGCGCGACGCGCTCCTGCGCGACCTGGATGGCGCGGCGGCAGCCCTGCAGCGCAGCGCCGTGCTGCGGCGCGAGGTCGGCGAGGGACGGTCGTTCGGGGACCTGCTCGAGGCGTTCGGCGACGTGACGCGGTGCCTGCGCCGGGCCGAGGCGATCTGGTTGCTCCGCCGCGCGCTCAGCCACACGAGCCGCGGGCTCGACAACCCGGAGACCCGCGAGCTGTTCCTCGAGGGAGGGCTCGTGCGCTTCGGCTTCCCGTCGCCGGTGCAGAGCACGGTCCGCACGGTGACGGTCCTCTTCGCCGACATCCGCGGCTTCACGCGGAGGGCGGAGGGGCCGGTTTCCGAGACCGAGCTGGCGCGCGAGCTGTACGAGATCTTCGACCCCGCCGCGCTGATCGTGCGCCGCTTCGGCGGCAGCGTCGATGCCTATCTCGGGGACGGCTTCATGGCGACGTTCGCGGGCCGGGGAAGCGCGGCGGAAGCGGCGCTCGCCGCCGTGCGCAGCGCGGTTGCGCTCCAGCAGGTCCTCGGCCGCATGCGGGTGCAGGGGCGCACCACCTTCCGCATGGGCATCAGCCTGCACTGCGGGCGGGTCTCCGTCGCGCGCTTCTTCCGCGACGAGCGGGAGGTGCAGACCACCTACATCGGTCGGCAGGTGAATGTGGCAGGCCGGCTCTCCGCATCCACGGGCGACCCCGCGCGCGTGGCCGGCCAGCCGGGGGCGCGGTGCGTGGGCGACGTGGCGGTGGACGGCGCCGGCACCCTCGTGAACCACGGCATCGCCGTCAGCGGCGCGCTCCTGGCCGCGCTCGAGCCGGTCGTCGCCGGGGAAGCCTTCAGCGAGGAGGGCGTCGAGGGGACGCGCTGGTACGACCCGGAGCTGTGCCTGTGGGTCCACGTCGGCTACGCGGGCGAGGCGCGCTTCCGGGGCCTGGAGGCGAAGGTCCCGGTCTACGGGCTCGTCGCCGCGGCGCCGCAGGCGGCTGGAGCGTGAGCGTGGCCGGCGGCGGGCGACAGCGCGGCGGAGGCGGCGGGGTGCCGCGGGAAACGCACAGCGGCGTCGTCGCCTGCCTCGGCCGCACCAACGTCGGGAAGTCGACGCTGCTCAACCGGCTGCTCGGGCAGAAGCTGGCGATCGTCTCGCACAAGCCGCAGACGACCAGCCGGCGGGTGCGAGGCATCGTGAACGCGCCCGGCGGGCAGGCGGTCATCGTGGACACGCCGGGCCTGCATGCCGCCGAGCGGGCGATCAACCGCAGCCTCCTGCGCGAGGCCCGGGCGGGCTTGAGCGGGGCGGACGCGATCCTGGCCATGACCGACCCCGAGGCTCCCCGGCATCCGGCGGAGGAGTCCCTCCTGCGGGAGCTGGCGGGCGAGTCGCGGCTGCCGGCGGTGCTGGCGGTGAACAAGATCGATCTGCTGGAGCCTGCCGCGGCGCGACGGCTCGTGGAAGCCGAGCGGACGAGCGGCACGTGGGCGGACGTCGTGGGGGTCTCGGCGCGCACGGGGCGCAACATCGACGAGCTGCTGCGCGCGGTGCTCGCGGCGCTGCCCGTCGGCGAGCCGCTCCACCCCGAGGACCTGCTCAGCGACCAGCCGGAGCGCGAGTTCTTCGCCGAGATCATCCGCGAGCAGATCTTCCACGCGCTGCACCAGGAGCTGCCCTACAGCGCGGCGGTGGTCATCGAGGACGTCGCCGAGGAGATGGAGCCGCGGCACCGCTACCGCATCCGCGCGACGATCTACGTGGAGCGCGATTCGCAAAAGGGTATCATCATCGGCGAGGGGGGCGGCGGCCTGCGCCGCATCGGGGAGGGCGCGCGCCGGGCGATCGAGGAGCTGACGGGCGCGCCCGTCTACCTCGGCCTCTGGGTCAAGGTGCGGCGCAACTGGACGAAGGACGAGCGCGCGCTGCGGGAGTTCGGTTTCGACCGCGGCTGAGGGGAGGGTGCGGTGGAGCTGATCGCGGGGTCGGCTGTGCTCACCGCGGTGGCGGCCTGCAACCGCGACCGCCTCCTGACCTTCGTCACCCGCTCGCACGGGGGCGTGCGGCTGTTCGCCCGGCGCCCGGCGCAGCGTTCCCCGGGCACGGTGTACCTCGATCCGCTGCAGGGCGGCGAGCTGGTCTTCCTGCTTCCCGGGGAAGGCGGGCGCGCCCGGCTGCACTCGTTCGTCCCGCAGCGGGTCTGGCCCGGCATCCGGGCGGACCTCGGCCGCACGCTGCAGGCGCTGGCGTTCCTCGAACTGGTGAACGCCACGCTCACCGAAGGGGAGCCGCAGGCTGAGGTCTTCGACCTGCTCGTGCGGTTCCTCAACAGGCTGGAGGACGCGCCGCGACCCGGGATCACGCGGATCGCGGCTTCGCTGCGCCTGCTCGCCCTCGCCGGGTTCACCCCGTCCCTGAGCGCCTGCGCCGTCTGCGGCGGGCCGGCCGACCCGAGGCGCGGCGGCCAGTTCGCGCCCGACGCCGGGGGCATCGTCTGCCGCGACTGCCTCGCCCGGGAGCGGCGCCGCTGCCTTTCCCTTGGCGCCGCCGCGCTCGGCTTCCTGCAGCGGGCGGCCTCGCTCCCGGAGGCGCGGCTGCAGCGGCTGCGCGTGCCCGAGGCCGTGGAGCGCGAGGCCTCGCGGGCGCTCGACACCTTCGTCGAGGCGTGCACGGGCGCACGGCCGCGCTGCGGGGCGGCGATCGAGCGCGTGGAGGCGGTGTGATCGCCGGCGACGGCGCCCCCGCCCGGCGCAGCCTCCGGGAGCGCACGAAGCGCAACTTCATCACGGGCCTGCTGGTCATCGTCCCGCTCTGGCTGACGTGGTTCGTGCTGGCGGCCATCGTGCGCCGCATCGACCGGGTCCTCGCGATCCTGCCGGAGGCGTATCGGCCGGAGGCCTACCTCGGCTTCCCGATCCCGGGGCTGGGCGTCTTCCTCACGCTCGTGGTGATCATGCTCGTGGGCACGCTGAGCACGAACCTCATCGGCCGCTCCTTCGTCACCTCGTTCGAGCGGCTGCTCGGGCGCATCCCCTTCGTGCGGGGCCTCTACGGATCGAGCCAGCAGGTGCTCAGGCAGATCGTCTCGGTCGACTCGGCGAGCTACCACCGGGTGGTGCTGGTGCGCTACCCGGCGGGGGAGGGGCTGTACCGTGTCGGCTTCGTGACCGGGGAGAGGGAGATCACCGGTTGCGATGGAAACCCTGAGAAGCTCCTTCACGTCTTCCTGCCGAACTCCCCGAACGCGGCGACGGGCCATTTCTTCTTCGCGGCCGCCGCGGCGGTGGTCGATACCGACCTCACGCCGGAGCAGGCCTTCAGACTCATCATGAGCGGCGGGCTTCTCGAGGCCCAGGGCACCGGCCGGGAGCCGTGAGATTCGGTCTCACCGTGACGGAACCTCACGGGAGATCAGGAAACAAACTGATTTCACAGGACTTACAGCTTCTTCGTCCGGTCGGCCGCGAACGGCGGCACGGCGTGGCGGAGAGCGGGGGCGGAGGCTCATGGTAAAGAAACTTGTGATCATCGGCGGCGGCCCGGCAGGCAACGCGGCGGCGCTTGCGGCGGTCGATGCCGGCGCCTCGGAGATCGTGGTCGTCGAGCGCGACGCGATGGGCGGCACGTGCACGAACCGCGGTTGCATCCCGACGAAATTCCTCCTCTCGAGAAGCGAGGCGTACGCTTCAAGTAAATTGTCAGCGCCGCCCCAGGACGACTGGGGACGGCTCGTCGCCCACAAGACCGCGCTGGCGAGGGGGCTTGCGAAGTCGATCGAGACGACGTGCGCCTCGCGGGGAATCCGGATCGTGCGGGGGCGGGCGCGGTTCGTCGGGCCGAGCGAGGTCGAGGTCGTGGACGCCGGCGGTCAGTCCAGCCGCATCGACGGCGAGGCCTTCATCGTGGCCACGGGGTCGCAGCCGGCGCAGCTGGCCGCCGCACCGGCGGACGGGCGCGTGGTGATCACCAGCGACGACGCCCTGGACCTGGCGACGTTGCCGCCGGCCATGGCCGTGATCGGCAGCGGCGCGGTCGGCGCGGAATTCGCATTCCTCTTCGCCAGGCTCGGTGTGAAGGTCACGCTGATCGAGGCCGCGGGCCGGCTGTTCCCGCTGGAAGACCCGGACGTGGACGGCGTGCTTCGCCGGGTCTACGAACGGCTGGGGGTCGGGATCCGCGTGGGGTCCCCGGTGGTCGGCATCGAGAGGCGGGGCGACGGGGCCGCCGTGCTCCTGGGCTCGGGCGAGGCGGTCGAGGCGCCGGTGGTCCTCGTCGGGATCGGGCGGACGCTCGGCACGGCGGGGCTCGGCTGCGAGGCCGCCGGGATCGCGACCGGCCCCCGCGGCCAGATGGTCGTCGACGACGCGCTGCGGACGTCCCAGCCGCACATCTTCGGCGCGGGCGACGTCACCGGGCGCATGCTCCTTGCGCACGCGGCTTCCTTCATGGGGGCACAGGCGGCACGCCGCGCTTGCGGCGCCGACGCCAGGGAGGTCCCGTACCGGTCGATTCCCTGGGCCACCTACACGACGCCGGAGGTCGCCGCGGTTGGCCTGACGACCACGGCCGCCGCGGAGGCGGCCGGGCTCCGGGCGGTGTCCACAGGCGTGCCGCTCATGGAGAGCGTGAAGGCGCGGATCGACAGGACGACCGAGGGGTTCATCAAGGTCGTCGCCGAGCGAGGCAGCGGCGTGCTTCTCGGGGGGACGATCGTCGGACCCCATGCCTCCGATCTGATCCACATGATCGCGCTCGCAGTGCACCAGCGGCTGACCGTGTCGGACATGAGGGGCTTCACGTTTGCGCACCCGAGCATTTCGGAGCTGATTGGCGATCTATATGCGATAGCGACATACGATTGAATAACAATTGGATGCACATCGTAACGTGACGTTATAGATTAATATATGGCTGCTGTTGGAAATCTTTCTCTACAGCCTGTTGATTGCGTGCTCGCCGGGGATGAAACGGCTATCTTTGCGACCAAGTACTTTACATAATATATCTTATCGGACGTTGTCAAAGGGAGAACCGACAGGCCAGGAACGACCTTCGGGGCGCTCAGCAGAACGAAATCGGGACCGACCTCAGACCGACCACATGCGCCGCTCGAAGTCGGCGCCAGGGACGACCACCGAAAACGCCCCGCTCATCGGCCATGACGTGAGAACACTCCCGTTCTTCTCGAGCGAGAGGTGGAAGCTGACCTGCTCGCCGAGCGATGCCTTGAGCTCGAACCAGGGGACGCCCACCTCCAGGATCTCGGCGATGGCCGCGGTGCCGGGGGGCAGCGCGTGCCGCGAGCCGTCCACCTCGTCGACGATCGAGACCCCGGCGCCGCCCTGGGCCATCGGCACGACGAGGCGCATCGGCCGCGGCCGGGACACATGGACGACGAGCTCGTCTCCCGCGAGTCGCGGGTCCTGGTAGCCCACCCGGAAGTCGACGCGCAGGAAGAGCCGCTCCGTGTTGATCCCGTAGGAGAAGTGCGAGACGGGCACGTCCGCGCGGTGCATGGTCTGGCCGCGCCGGTGCACTTCGTGGACCGCCGCTCCCAGCCACTCGAAGTAGCTGCTGACCAGGCCGTCGATGCGCGGCGTGATCAGCGAGGTGACCTCCTCGGGAGGCGGGCCGGACCCGCCGGAGGTCTCGAGGATGCTGCGCAGCAGCGACTCGGGCGGCTTGGCCCCGATCAGCTCGTAGACGTTCACCAGGTGGCGCCGGTACAACTCGTCGAACACCTCGTCGTTGCCCGAGGTGTGGTCGTCGCCGTACCACCAGCACCAGTCGCTGCCCTCCGCCATGTACAGCTCTTCCCAGGCCTCGACGAGCCGCTCGGGCGCCACGCCGCCCGCCGCCTGCGCGCTGACGAGCGCCTCGCGCGTCTCCGCCAGCAGATCCCAGGCACGGAGGTCCTCGCGGTGCCCGATCCAGATGGCGAAGTTGCCGTTGATCCACGAGCCGGAGAAGATCTCCCGCATCCTGCCCGTCTCCGGGTGGCGGTCGAGGTGCCCGCTGAAGGTCGTGCTGCGCAGCTCCGGGTCGCTCTCGAGGTGCCGGTAAAGGCCGCGGATGAACTCCAGCCCGCCGTCCGGGTAGTACTCCCAGGCGTTCTCGCCATCGAGGATCACCGGCACGACCCGGTGCCCGCGCGGGCCGCCCTCGCGCGCGGCGATCCCCTTGAGCCGGCGCACGAAGTCGGCGACGGCATCCCCGGGGTCCCAGCGGCTGTACGAGAACCCGATGAGATCCGAGAGAACATGGTCGCGAAAGAACACCGCCGCGGAGCCGCCCTCCACCCGGAAGGCCTGGTAGAGGACGTCCTCGCGCACGCCGGAGCGGTAGAAATCCTGGTTGAGCTGCAGCCCGAGCGAGCGGAACAGGATGTTCTCGTCGGTCGCCGTCCAGCGCAACCCCTCCTCCTCGAACATGCGCAGGACGGCCGGGCTGACACTCCCCTCCGACGGCCAGATCCCCGCGGGCCGGCTTCCGAAGAGCGTCTCGTGGTAGTCGATCGCCTTGCGCACCTGGGCGAGCGCATCCTCAGGGTGGCGGAACGCCATGCGCGGCAGGACGACGTCCGGCATGGCCACGCGCGCGCAGTCCGTGTCGATCAGCAGCGGCAGGATCGGGTGGTAGTAAGGGGTCGTCGAGATCTCGATCCGCCCTTCCCCGGCGAGCCGCCTGAGCAGGGGGACGACCTTGCCCGCGATCTCGCGTTGCCGCTCGAGCAGCGCGGCCTTCTCGGCCTCCGTGAACGACGCGCCCTTGGCCACCAGCTCGCGGCAGAGCGGGTCCGTGGCGAGGAAGTACGGTCCGAACCACGCCAGGTTGAAGAGCACCTGCAGGTCGAGGAAGTCGCGCGGGCTAAACGCCCGCCGCGCCCCCGCCAGGTGCCGGTGCTCGCCCGAGGGGCCCCGCTTCTCGAGCAGCTCGAGATACCGCGGGAGCGGCCGGATCATCGTCTCGTGGTTCGCCATGAAGAAGTTGCGCAGCAGGAAGACCTGGGTCTCCGCGTCGAGGTCGGCTGCCCGCACCGTGGAGGCGAGCAGGTGCTCGTCGGGCGTGCGGCCGCTCAGGTAGTCGCGGAGCTGGTCCAGGAGCGACGGGACGTAGTTGAACGTGAGCCGCACCCCGGGGAACTCGTCGACCAGCGCGGCCATCGGGTAGTAGTCCTTGACCGCGTGCAGCCGCACCCAGGGCAGGACGGCCTGCCCCTTCCGCCGGTCGCGGTAGTCGGGCTGGTGCATGTGCCAGAGGACGGCCACCTCGAGCGGAGCGCTCACCGCCTGCCCCCGCCCCGCCGCCCCGCCGGCCCCGGCGCCTCAGCGCTCATCGACCACGCGCACTGCGCCCGCACCCTCGCCCCCGACCGAGCGCGGCTCGACGAGGCGGACGTGCGCGGGGATCCCGATCTCGTCGCGGATGCGCCGGCTGGCCGCCTCCACCAGGTGGCTCTGCCGCCGCATCTCGTCGAAGAAGTTCTGGCCCGAGACCTCGACGCGCACCTCGACGCGCTCCTGGCCCTCCTCGCGCTGCAGCGCGATCACGAAGCGGGGCACCGCGCCGGCGAGCGAGGCGAGGATCGCCCCAATCTGCGCCGGGTAGAAGTGCACGCCGCGCAGGCTGATCATGTCGTCGGTGCGCCCCGCCAGCCGCGCCATGCGCGCCAGCGTCCGCCCGCAGGCGCACGCGGCGTACTCCAGACTGGTGAGGTCGCCGGTGCGATAGCGGATGAGGGGGAAGGCCTCACGGGTGAGCGTCGTCAGCACGAGCTCGCCGCGGCTGCCCGGCGGCAGGGGCCGGCCGGTGGCCGGCTCGATCACCTCGGCGAAGAAGTGGTCCTCCTGCAGGTGCAGGCCGGTGCGGTGCTCGCACTCGCCGGCGACCCCGGGCCCCATCGCCTCGCCGACGGCGTAGGCGTCGGCGGCGCGGATCGCCAGCCCCGCCTCGAGCTCCTCGCGGACCTTTTCGTCCCACGGCTCCGAGCAGAAGATGCCCACGCGCAGGAACAGCCCCCGGGGGTCGCCGCCCTCGGCCGCGAGGTGCGCGGCCAACGCCCGCGCCACCGACGGGGGCGCCAGGAGCACGGTGCAGCGGTAGTCGCGCATGATGCCGACCTGGTGCGCCGTCCGCGCGGCCGAGGTCGGGATGACGGAGGCCCCGACGCGCTCGGCGCCATAGTGGAAGCCGAAGCCGTCCGGGAAGATCCCGTAGTCGAAGGCGATCTGCACGACGTCGTCGCGCGTGACGCCCCCCGCGGTGAGCACGCGCGCCGCCAGCTCGCCCCAGGTGCGGATGTCGCGCGCGGTGTGTCCGACGACGACGGGGCGTCCCTCCGCGGATGTCGAGGCATGCAGGCGCACCACCTCCCGCAGCGGCACGGCGAAGAGACCGTACGGGTGGTGCTCCGCCAGCTCGGCGCGCGTCGTGAACGGCAGCCGGCGCAGGTCCTCGAGCGTGCGGAGGGCGTCGGGGTCGAAGCCGCAGTCGGCGAAGCGGCGCCGGTAGAAGGCGACGCTCCGCTGCACGCGGTGCAGGGTGGTCTGGAGGCGCTCGAGCTGGAGCTGCTCGATGTCCTCGCGCGGCATCGTCTCGTTGCGGGGATCCCAGATGGTCATGGCTCCTCCGTGCGGCTCCGTAAGTATACCCGTTCCGCGATCAGCGTTCCCATACTTCCTGGTAGCCCTTGCCGAGGTAGGCGCGCTGCACCTCCCGGTCGCTCAGCAGGAAGCCGGACTCGCCCTCGAGGACGAGGCGCCCGTTCTCGATCACGTACCCGCGGTCGGCGACCCGCAGCGCGGCGCGCGCGTTCTGCTCCACGAGCAGCACCGTCCGTCCCTCCTCGCGCAGCCGCGAGACCGCCTTGAAGATGTCGCGCACGACCAGCGGCGCCAGGCCCATCGACGGCTCGTCCATCATCAGCAGCCGCGGGTCGGTCATGAGGGCGCGGCCCATCGCCAGCATCTGCTGCTCTCCCCCCGAGAGCGTCCCCGCCAGCTGGGTGTTGCGCTCCCGCAGCACGGGAAAGAGCCCGTACACGCGCTCGAGCGCCGCCGTGCCCTCGCCCCGCCCGCGGCCGCGGCGGGCCGCGACGTACCCGCCGAGCAGGAGGTTCTCGCGCACGGTCATGGCGCCGAACACCTGGCGTCCTTCCGGGACCAGCGCGATGCCGCGGTCGACGACCCGCTCGGCGGGAAGGCCGCGGATCGACCCGCCGTCGAGGAGCACCTCGCCGCCCTGCGGATCGAGCAGGCCCGCGAGCGCGCGAAGCAGCGTGCTCTTGCCCGCGCCGTTGGCGCCGATGAGTGTCACGATCTCGCCGGCGGAGACGTGCAGCGAGACCTGCCTGAGGACCCTGATCGGACCGTAGCCCGCCTCGAGATTGCGTACCTTCAGCACCCTGGCGCAGCCGCCGCTCGCACGCCTGGCGACCCTCCCCTCCTCCACTCCGAGGACCTTCCGGCCGCCACTCGCGCGGCTGTGGATGTCACGAACGTTGTACCACAATCGCGGAGCGCGCGCGCGCCCCGTGACATTCGTCCCGCGGTACGCTGAACCACCGGATCGACCCCGAATGTAAAGATCGTTGACATATTTCCCAGGGCATCCTGGGGGTCTTTCCAACAGAACATCGTAGAAACAGTCAGTTAAGCCGTTGTGTCACTATGGCGCAACAATTGCTTCCATCGTGAAAAGGGAGTACATTTTCTCCCGGGTAGGGGGGAGCAGTGATGGCACGCGTGGATCTCGTCCGAGATTCTCCGGCGTCGTCCCGGTATGTCTGGCTGGCTCTTCCGTCATCGCAGGAAAGGAGGGCGAACATGAGTGGGAAGACGTTGTGCGGGGTCCTCGCCGTGTTCCTTCTTCTGGGTTCCGCCGTCGTGGGGCGCGCGGAGGTCGGCGACGTGCCGCTGCGCGACAACGTGGGCATCACGCAGGTCTCGGGAGGCGACCAGAGCAACGTCTTCTGGAAGCTGGAACTCGGCAACGACGAGTTCCGGCGTGCTCT
This region of bacterium genomic DNA includes:
- a CDS encoding adenylate/guanylate cyclase domain-containing protein, which codes for WLGAAVRSIGAMGGGAGAAAALETAEREYLERLAECLREVHAADRRQGLANLFWLAHSGEIAAEIDRCCAGAGTPQQVRYQLHPLVSGLLRRGEERARPAASRSQRLVHDFRTGEGESDALVAAIFDDQLALTESDPRAFDPGRALIAANPRFRIQAAGFVEISDVLRKELARALSAGERGLAQALDAAAGGAALPGPDDPAAAWDRFLLAEPVRDALLRDLDGAAAALQRSAVLRREVGEGRSFGDLLEAFGDVTRCLRRAEAIWLLRRALSHTSRGLDNPETRELFLEGGLVRFGFPSPVQSTVRTVTVLFADIRGFTRRAEGPVSETELARELYEIFDPAALIVRRFGGSVDAYLGDGFMATFAGRGSAAEAALAAVRSAVALQQVLGRMRVQGRTTFRMGISLHCGRVSVARFFRDEREVQTTYIGRQVNVAGRLSASTGDPARVAGQPGARCVGDVAVDGAGTLVNHGIAVSGALLAALEPVVAGEAFSEEGVEGTRWYDPELCLWVHVGYAGEARFRGLEAKVPVYGLVAAAPQAAGA
- the era gene encoding GTPase Era — encoded protein: MSVAGGGRQRGGGGGVPRETHSGVVACLGRTNVGKSTLLNRLLGQKLAIVSHKPQTTSRRVRGIVNAPGGQAVIVDTPGLHAAERAINRSLLREARAGLSGADAILAMTDPEAPRHPAEESLLRELAGESRLPAVLAVNKIDLLEPAAARRLVEAERTSGTWADVVGVSARTGRNIDELLRAVLAALPVGEPLHPEDLLSDQPEREFFAEIIREQIFHALHQELPYSAAVVIEDVAEEMEPRHRYRIRATIYVERDSQKGIIIGEGGGGLRRIGEGARRAIEELTGAPVYLGLWVKVRRNWTKDERALREFGFDRG
- the recO gene encoding DNA repair protein RecO translates to MELIAGSAVLTAVAACNRDRLLTFVTRSHGGVRLFARRPAQRSPGTVYLDPLQGGELVFLLPGEGGRARLHSFVPQRVWPGIRADLGRTLQALAFLELVNATLTEGEPQAEVFDLLVRFLNRLEDAPRPGITRIAASLRLLALAGFTPSLSACAVCGGPADPRRGGQFAPDAGGIVCRDCLARERRRCLSLGAAALGFLQRAASLPEARLQRLRVPEAVEREASRALDTFVEACTGARPRCGAAIERVEAV
- a CDS encoding DUF502 domain-containing protein, coding for MIAGDGAPARRSLRERTKRNFITGLLVIVPLWLTWFVLAAIVRRIDRVLAILPEAYRPEAYLGFPIPGLGVFLTLVVIMLVGTLSTNLIGRSFVTSFERLLGRIPFVRGLYGSSQQVLRQIVSVDSASYHRVVLVRYPAGEGLYRVGFVTGEREITGCDGNPEKLLHVFLPNSPNAATGHFFFAAAAAVVDTDLTPEQAFRLIMSGGLLEAQGTGREP
- a CDS encoding NAD(P)/FAD-dependent oxidoreductase; the encoded protein is MVKKLVIIGGGPAGNAAALAAVDAGASEIVVVERDAMGGTCTNRGCIPTKFLLSRSEAYASSKLSAPPQDDWGRLVAHKTALARGLAKSIETTCASRGIRIVRGRARFVGPSEVEVVDAGGQSSRIDGEAFIVATGSQPAQLAAAPADGRVVITSDDALDLATLPPAMAVIGSGAVGAEFAFLFARLGVKVTLIEAAGRLFPLEDPDVDGVLRRVYERLGVGIRVGSPVVGIERRGDGAAVLLGSGEAVEAPVVLVGIGRTLGTAGLGCEAAGIATGPRGQMVVDDALRTSQPHIFGAGDVTGRMLLAHAASFMGAQAARRACGADAREVPYRSIPWATYTTPEVAAVGLTTTAAAEAAGLRAVSTGVPLMESVKARIDRTTEGFIKVVAERGSGVLLGGTIVGPHASDLIHMIALAVHQRLTVSDMRGFTFAHPSISELIGDLYAIATYD
- a CDS encoding glycoside hydrolase gives rise to the protein MSAPLEVAVLWHMHQPDYRDRRKGQAVLPWVRLHAVKDYYPMAALVDEFPGVRLTFNYVPSLLDQLRDYLSGRTPDEHLLASTVRAADLDAETQVFLLRNFFMANHETMIRPLPRYLELLEKRGPSGEHRHLAGARRAFSPRDFLDLQVLFNLAWFGPYFLATDPLCRELVAKGASFTEAEKAALLERQREIAGKVVPLLRRLAGEGRIEISTTPYYHPILPLLIDTDCARVAMPDVVLPRMAFRHPEDALAQVRKAIDYHETLFGSRPAGIWPSEGSVSPAVLRMFEEEGLRWTATDENILFRSLGLQLNQDFYRSGVREDVLYQAFRVEGGSAAVFFRDHVLSDLIGFSYSRWDPGDAVADFVRRLKGIAAREGGPRGHRVVPVILDGENAWEYYPDGGLEFIRGLYRHLESDPELRSTTFSGHLDRHPETGRMREIFSGSWINGNFAIWIGHREDLRAWDLLAETREALVSAQAAGGVAPERLVEAWEELYMAEGSDWCWWYGDDHTSGNDEVFDELYRRHLVNVYELIGAKPPESLLRSILETSGGSGPPPEEVTSLITPRIDGLVSSYFEWLGAAVHEVHRRGQTMHRADVPVSHFSYGINTERLFLRVDFRVGYQDPRLAGDELVVHVSRPRPMRLVVPMAQGGAGVSIVDEVDGSRHALPPGTAAIAEILEVGVPWFELKASLGEQVSFHLSLEKNGSVLTSWPMSGAFSVVVPGADFERRMWSV
- a CDS encoding phenylacetate--CoA ligase; this encodes MTIWDPRNETMPREDIEQLQLERLQTTLHRVQRSVAFYRRRFADCGFDPDALRTLEDLRRLPFTTRAELAEHHPYGLFAVPLREVVRLHASTSAEGRPVVVGHTARDIRTWGELAARVLTAGGVTRDDVVQIAFDYGIFPDGFGFHYGAERVGASVIPTSAARTAHQVGIMRDYRCTVLLAPPSVARALAAHLAAEGGDPRGLFLRVGIFCSEPWDEKVREELEAGLAIRAADAYAVGEAMGPGVAGECEHRTGLHLQEDHFFAEVIEPATGRPLPPGSRGELVLTTLTREAFPLIRYRTGDLTSLEYAACACGRTLARMARLAGRTDDMISLRGVHFYPAQIGAILASLAGAVPRFVIALQREEGQERVEVRVEVSGQNFFDEMRRQSHLVEAASRRIRDEIGIPAHVRLVEPRSVGGEGAGAVRVVDER
- a CDS encoding ABC transporter ATP-binding protein, which codes for MLKVRNLEAGYGPIRVLRQVSLHVSAGEIVTLIGANGAGKSTLLRALAGLLDPQGGEVLLDGGSIRGLPAERVVDRGIALVPEGRQVFGAMTVRENLLLGGYVAARRGRGRGEGTAALERVYGLFPVLRERNTQLAGTLSGGEQQMLAMGRALMTDPRLLMMDEPSMGLAPLVVRDIFKAVSRLREEGRTVLLVEQNARAALRVADRGYVIENGRLVLEGESGFLLSDREVQRAYLGKGYQEVWER